The DNA segment ACCGCTGAGGCCGCTAGTAACTAGACATGTGAGCGCTCCACCGAGCTACATGACGTGATGGGTTCCGACTAAGGCCGGGTCGGACGTTGACATCCTGGCCCGAGACAGAAGGACGAGCGGGCTTCATTCAGGTTGCCACCGGGGGCGGAGGACGGGAACTGCTCGTCACTGCCGGATCAGGTCCCGATGTGCTGGTGGAAGTTCCagtgctggaaccggaaattggtGCGCGCATgcgagttgtttttttttccttagtctacattttaacatttacatttgatttgattttatatGATATTCTGTTTCTTAAAATCCAACATTACTGGACCATTTCACGCTCCTACATTTGACCTGCGCAATGCATTACATattgtatgggaaacatttcttcttacatttatttcacatacatttaaagGGAGCAGGTGCGAGCACTTCTTCCCCTTTATACACTTCCGCTGAACAACATTTATGCGGCGACACACCGGATCGGCCAGCGTTGTCACTGCTGCTAACTGCTGGAGCCACCGAGCAGTGACCGGCTGCAGCCCTTACGTCACCGTCACGTGACACGCGAGTGGGCGGCGACCGCAACACGCAATTGgatttagtgttttgtttttatcatcgaTTTTGCGGGAGCGCTCGCTGTGGAGCCAAACCAACACACTTAACTCCGAGCGCCAGTTATTATAAATGTACTGTCATATCCTCCTTTATCCTCACATATACGTCCAAACAACACGTCTTTAACTCCGCAGCCCTCGCTCACCTGACAAAGGGATTACACAATACAACCTCAAGTGTCATGCCGAATGGTCCATGTGACAATCATTCAAAACCACACACGAGACTGTGACTTCACTTCCTCTTGTCCtcattttattcacaaaaaaactCAATGATGTATTCTGCTGTTAtagttgttgtatttttttattgttacaaAATGATTTATGTGTGcgaatgttttttttacccaGATGCTAAACACGTGATTTACCAGTCCAGTGTTCGTTAAAAATACCGAGTTATATTTCTGATGAGCTCTTCTATACTTATATTACCATTATATTGCCGCTATTGTGTAGTATGATAAACGTTCTTCTTGTTTGTTCGGTATTAAACATTTCAACGTTATTGGACTTCACAGGTTCCTCCTATgggtcacacacacatagactGAAAAGTCACTTGTAGCATCTGAATCTTTGGGTGAAGAGGCCTAGACCCCCACCTCTCCAGAGAGCTCCTCCGAACCAGAGCACCTCACCAGTGAGGCATCCTCAGGAGACACAGTTGGCCTACAccttgagtctctcctggacggACAGCGCAAGAATCGCATCACATTTCCAATGCTTGTTCTTCATGAAGGGAGGGAATGAAACCGGAGCCAAACACTCAAGACCATAAGGAACCTCTCAGCAGTGCGCCCTCTTGTGGTTCTTGTGTGAATTGCACCAACGGCTTCGTGTGGGAATAAAAGCAAATCGTGACTATTTTAGGCACGTTTGTTTGCTCAATCTCACCACACAAGGGGctctattaaataaaataattaagtCAAAGGCCACCAAGATGTCAGACGAGGAGCGCGACAGTGGCAGCCGCGATCGCGCGTTAAAGAGCCAGGCGCGCGCGGTCGAGCTGTTGCGAGGGTTGATCTCTCGGGGGCGCGCGCGCAGCTCCGATGACGACCATCGGAGCgccgtcacgtcacgtcacgtcacgtcacggaTCCGCAGAGATGCTGAGGTGACAAACAGAAGGAGAAAAGGGACGCTCGCTGACAGACATATTCCTCTTCCTGCAACCCGGTTCCGCTCGCGCGACAGCGACGGCGTGCCCTCCACCGTCGGGACTGCGCTCCCGAACATGGGATTCCGCTCGACGTCGTCCGTGCCTCGGGTTCTGGAGCTTGTGTAACCACACCCGGCTGTTCTCCTGGACGGACGCTGCGCGGAGGTAAAGCCCACCGGCCCGGTCTCTAATCCCCCTCGGGGAATCGGTGTTTAAAGCTGCGTACTGTCCGAGGATTCTTCCCCGCCGCTGTGCGTGCTCCAGTGCGCGTGGACGCGCCTGACTCAGTCTGCTGTGGTAACAACTCGCTCCGCGTCCTCCCAGCCGCAGACCCGTCCAGCATCATCACTGTGGCTGCTCTATTCGAGCGAGAGCAGAGATGCGGGTGCAGCCCTGTTTATGCAGAGCTTTTTGGATTCGCATCAGAGATGACTGGTGATGGTGTCAAAATCTACTGCCCTCAAACTGTTGCGCTTGTCTGCAGTCGCTCAGCGTGCGTCGCGTGTGTCAGTGACGAGGACTGAAAACCTGAGTCAATGCCAGAGTCACATTCGAATGTGGCGCTGTGCGTCTCTAGACTACAACTTGAGCGAGCCACTGACGTCCCGTTGGTGTTGAGGCTGACTGGAAACCAACCGACGGTAGGATGGGTCAGAGAGACGTGGCTCGTCATGTTACTGTTTAGATTCCTCAGATTTTGGAACTCCTTTATCCATTATCGTCAGCGAGGTCCATTACACCTCTGTCCGACAGCTTGGTCAGCTTGTTCGTCCGGATCCTCCAGTTCAGGCTCCATGTTCCCAGGAAGGATTTGTAATGTGACTCTCCTGTTATTGGAACACACCCTTCACCGACCTCCTTCCACCTTTGGTGATCTCTCCTGGATGGTTGCTTCCTGGCGTTCCAACTGGGGAACAGCTCAATAGCCTGatgtttatatattattgtGAGGGAGAGTGAGTTCTGTGGTGCTGTTGCCTCCACTGGCTCTTGCTGGGATCAGCAGGCTTCTCTCCAGAACTGGTCCTGTCAGTACAGGACAGTAGCCCAACATGCGGGGCAGGCCCTTCCTACGGTTTAGAGGCAGTTGCTGCAGCTCTTACACTTCAGACGGAGCAGAAGGAAAGGGCACATGAGATGACAAACCTGCCGTCAGCAAAAGAAAGCCGTGCAGCTCAGCGGTCGCCATGGAGACGCAGGGGTCAGGGAAATGATTCACAGAGGAACCTTAGTTTCATGAATCGGTTTATTTGTTGCCAGGTCTGCAGTGTTTCTGGTGACGTGAAGGAACAGGTTTGAGTCCGAACACTGGTTCGTGGGAGGACACAGGTGTGTGTTCTGTGGAGGGAACCATGAGGGAGGAAGGGTCCCTAAAGCAGGACCTTAATACAGCCTTCACCCCTCTAGTGTTGAGCAGGTTCCCCCTCTGCCGTCCAACACTGTGAAACACTGTGGAGCGAGAAGATCAAATCAAGTTTTGATCTGAACGAAGAGGATGGCGTGATCGCCACTCTTGTGTGGGCGGGGGGACACAATCATAGATTCACAAGGTCTCAATCGTGAAACAGCCTTGCAGAAACAGTAGCAACATCTGCCAGTCTGAAACAAGGTGTCTGTTGGCTTAGAATTTCACTGATCTCACTGGAGGTTCTGAAGAAGCAGTACAACTGCTATAACTCCAGTCGCTCTGACTGTTGACTCAACACCAGGGGCATGTAGAGCAGAAACCTGAGGCCATCAGATTCGCTGGATTTAAAGTGTCATCAGAGGAAGGAGATCAAAGTTTAAAGTGTGACCTTGAAGTCACCATGGTGATgtcatatattcatttattttaaagggCACCTATCCTGGTGATCCACCTTTCTGACTTGCTCATGTTTCTAAAGTTGAAGTCTTCCTCGCCGTGATGCCGTAAGTCACACGTCCTGCTGATGCTCCGCACTGAGGTTATCGCTTTAGAAATTTGGGGTTCAGCCCAGGAGTTGTTCCCAGCACGGGTGGTCCGTGGGAGAAGGGGTCATACTAGTTTGAGTCCACCTTAAAAGGCGGCGTCCAGTGCAGACGGTGAGGGAGTGCTGACATTGTGTGCCGTGTCAAGTTGACTTAAACTCCTGCTAACTGCAGGGTAGAACCCTGAAAGGTCTCCCAAGTTTGAAATCTTGGGGAGCAAGAGCTTAGAGGGAAGGACATGCCTCCCCTCTGTGTGAACATTAGGTCTTTGCTCTTTCTAACCCCCATGAGTGAGTGATCTGtgcatgaacacatgaattatACAACATGGACAGGGTCACCAGCGACTGTGGTTCAAGGAGTATTGCAGTCGTGGTGCTTTTGATGAGATGAATCCTCTTGACATGGTGTCGTTGGGGGGGTTTGAAGTGTCGACTTCAAGGCCGCTCAGCTGCTGGCTCTGGACCTGGGTTGCTGTCACGGCTGACGCTGCACTGCAGTCTCATCTAAAAACAATTTTCTCTCACCCTCATCAGTTCACTTCGCCCCACTGTATGATGGGGTTGATTGCCTTCtcgatggggggggggggtcacgTCTTGCAGCCATTTTGGAAAGGAGTTACATAACTGAGTATAATATAATGGTGAGTTCCGTTTGATTGGCAGAGGATGGAGGGCCGTCCGTGACGTTGGTGTAGAATTCAGCAGTTTCTCAGAAGATTTTGGTGCTTATTACAGAAACTCATTCTGTTGAGAAACATTCCTCCCTCATGGTGGCGCTCCAGCAGGACTGCTGTGTGCTGAGGGACATTGCTGACATGCAACAATTGGGATGATTCCTGCTCTTCATTTCACATCTGTTCTCTGCAACTCTTCGTATTCGTATACCTCACTCAGATTGATTCTTGTGAAGCcacaaacacacttttgtgACTTAATACTTCCCTGAAAACACTTTcaattcatcttcatttctcaagttgtttttgtttatgtagACTTTATATTTGTTCTATTATTTTTCACTCCTGTTTCTTAACTGCGGTTGGGTCGGGTGGGCAGCAGCTAAAGTAAAGAGGCCCGgactctgctgccccctgctgggcatCTCTGCAGAGCTGCCACATCAGGCTGCTGTCCATGTGCTTCTGCCATGAGactctcccagatgactgagctcttgTTGGTTCAGTCGGGCCCCAGTCCTCATGTTTTCCACATCTGGGCCATGAATGAAATGTGCTCTGACAGACATGCCGCCTTTTCATGCTGGAGATCAATAGACCGTGACAATGGGTTGAAACATGGCCCCTGTGCTGGGGGACATTTCTGAGATCCATGTTGGTGGTGGTATGTTTGGctctcatctcttcctctgcctctccttaGGCTTCTCCATCAGCTCCACCATGCCCTTCCCAATCTGAAGCAGCTGGGGTGAAGCAGTGAAGACATCAGTAGGTTTCTTCAGGCGGGATGAGCGGGGGAGTGGAGCAGACTGACATCCTCAGCGTGCACTCGGTGGTGAAGGAACGATGGAAAGTGGTGAGTGACATGTTTGATCCTGACAATAGTGGTGTTGTGGGCTGGCGCTGTCGCAGCTCTCCGCGCCTCAGCGCGGCTCCTTGTTCCGCACACAAGCGTGGCTTTGTTGAAGGAGCAATGGCTGGTTACCTGTAGAGTCATGGGCTAAAACTAGACCACGtttctgctggtgctggtgccACGTCCCCAGAGGGCCGGTCCTGTCTGGGGAAGAAGCAAGTTACATAAGAATGCTGCAGCTCATCCTGACCTCTGCTGCGGCACCAAGGACAGCCAAGGTCAGGATGAGAGCTGAGAGCTGCAGGTGATGACATGTGAGTTCATCTGAAGGCAGCGTGCTCAGAACTAGAACACATCAGATTCAGCTTGTTAGTGTGCCGCAGCTTCAAACCGTTGCCTGTGAAGATCTGTGAGTCTTTTGCCTCTATATTGAATGGCTCTTCTTATTGTCTGTTTTCCTATGAAGGCATCAGAACCTGAATGCTACTCCTGAATGAAACTGGTGCCCCTAATGTCGCGCTGCTCTCACTTGAGCTGCTCACTGTCTCACCGCAGTTTCTTCTGTCTGTCATCCTGCTCTAGACGAAGAAGATCGGGGGCGGGGGGTTTGGAGAGATCTACGAAGCGCTGGACCTTCTAACTCGGGCCAACGTGGCACTGAAGGTGGAGTCTGCCCAGCAACCAAAGCAGGTGCTGAAAATGGAGGTGGCCGTGCTGAAGAAACTGCAGGGTGAGTGAAAATGACCTGAGAGGATTTGGTAACTTTTCAGAACAACGACTGTTTGAGATCCCCTGAGAGAGAGAACGGACGTGCGTGGTCATTACCGTGAGCAGTGCAGTCAGACTTTCCCCTGACGCACTGAGGTGTGAGCATCTGTGTCGATCAAACGGCTTCATTCTGAAAAGAACACATGATCCAACGACACACCCTGTTTCTTATCCAAGGCTGCTCCTCAGCGTCCTCCTTCCTGCCTTTAAATGCGCCCTCTCCTTTCTTCGCTGTGAGGGGAAATCAATGGTCGGGGATCATGTTCGCTCGCTAATGGCTGCGGCCGGGGACCGTGTGTCTCAGCGGCTTCCCAAGGGACACGAACGTAACCTGAGATCAGAGTCAGCTCCAGACCCTCAAAACACAGCTGAGGAGCTCAGCTGCACAGTAGAAACTGTTGACTCGACATCCGCCTGAACTCTGATGGAATGAATGCCAAAACAGAGATGAATATAAGCAGAGAGAAGACTTAACAAATGCAGCGCACGGTGCTCAAACGCAGTGTTTTTTAATCTGGCGAGTggtcattttgcctcatttgatgttgctgtttatttgcattaaatgaATACATGCTGGTAATTCTACTTAACCTTAACCTTAGGGACAATAGAACGGACCAAGTCAAACAATCCACAAACATCAGACCATGTGTCTTGAGGTGTCGCATCGTGCACTGAAGGACTGAATGATCTCACTAGCCTTCTGCTAAATGCCAACTGTCCCAATTCTTTTACCCTTTTATATGGATGTCatctggtcataatgttaaaaTCAGATGTGGTAATAATGGCAGTGTGTCAATGACATGAATTGTATTTCAGTTGTTTGGTGGTTTTGCACTGTAATAAAAGTGCTTCCAAGGTATAGCCAAAAAGTTGTCATTTGGAATTCACTTGTCCAGTGTTTTCTAAGCCTCTCACTTTGGACCAATGGGAGCGTGTGGGGGCCACTCTTAGGGTAAAATTGGACCTTCATCGGCGGGCCGCAAAGCTGCATCCTGAGGGTCGCAAATGGCCTGTGGACCGCAAGTATGACACCCTTGGTCTAGGATATGCGTTGAGGGGAAAAACACCTGTGATGGTGACTTGAGCAGCGACTCAGTGGAAACCAAAGGTTGCTGACAGCGAACCAGTACAAACCGGAGGGGCGTCATTTACGGCTCTCAGTGTCGTTCAGAACAGAAAAGCATTtggaacattaaaaacaaagtgtTCTAAATGTCAGTACAAGCTAGTAACTCTCTGTGGAGAGTTTTGTGCTGGTCAGCACGAGTTTGAGATGAATCCACTCAACCTTTTAAAACTATAAATGAGACCTGTCAGGAGTAAAGCGCTTAATATTCAGTCACATTCTGTCACCGCCTTATTTCCAGTCCATCATCTGGAAACATCAAGACATCCTAGCTATGTCCTTGAACTCAGAGGTCAGGAGCCACGCCTGTGGAGGATTTCTCTCCATCCGTGGCGGGATGAGTGGGCAGCAATCCCTCCTGAGCCCAGACCTGGGCCAAtattaaaaactatttttaGGATCCTTGCTGAGCTTTTCAGCGAGCCTGTCAGTCAGTCCAACGCATCACATGATCACAGCTCAAGTGGCTTTATTTCTCTCTTCTTTTTAGGCAAGAACCACGTGTGCCGCTTTGTGGGATGTGGCCGCAACGACCGGTTCAACTACGTGGTGATGGAGCTGCAGGTGAGCATCCCTCTGGTGTCATCTCATGGACGAGGCACCGTGAAGGTTGGTTTCTCCTCGTACTCAAACGACTCTCAGAGCTGAGTCAAGGTCCTTCACGAGCAGCTGAGCATTAGCACTGGAGAAGCATCTGCAGGTCATCAGTGATTAGCCGCGCTGGCTTGTTTTCTGTGCCAGCGTGGTTGTTTTGGTCACAGAAGAatgtgctgtgtgtgagtgacagtCACGAGATTGGAAACAAACACTGAGCCTTTTTAAACACGAAACAAGCAGGACTCTAATACACGAGGTGCAGAAGTGCAGGAAAACAAACCCTGTTGCCGCTGACTTGTTTCAACATGTATTCTTCAAATGACCATAACTCCTCTCAGAGGGTTGTGCGATGGAGAAAATTCAGATGAGATACTGTATCTCAGGCTGTTGTTGCGCTGACTCTTGTGCACTGGGTGGACTGAAGCACAGACCAGGTTCACCTGAGGTTCAACGAGAGATGCATGACATGCACATGTATGTTGAAAACTGTCATCAGCTCTCATTGAAAAGTGAAGAATTAAAGTCTGTTGCTGTAGATATGTACAACAGTTCAGTTCAGATTCATAAAcgctgtttgtttatttgtgtcattttaGAGCTTTACTATGTCATGAAGGTTTGTGTCTTGTACTCCTACAGTCAATTGGCTGTCACGTTGCTTGGAGAGTAAGAGGGAGCAAAGCGCTGTTTAGCTGTTCAGTCTGACTTGTGTGTAACTGCAGTAGTGACCCGTGTTAGCGGCTGTGTTCCCATGGTGGCTCTTTCATCCAGGGTCGTAATCTGGCCGACCTGAGGAGGAGCATGACCCGCGCCACcttcagcatcagcaccacTCTGCGTCTGGGCCGGCAGATGTTGGAAGCCATAGAGAGCATCCACTCGGTTGGCTTTCTGCATCGTGACATTAAACCTGTGAGTCCATCTTGTGTTTATGTCAACTCCAGATGGATGTAACCTCAACCTTTCTCACCCTGTTTTTGCCTCAGTCCAATTTCGCTATGGGTCGCTTCCCCACTACGTGCCGGACCTGCTACATGCTGGACTTTGGATTAGCCCGCCAGTTCACAAACTCCAGCCAGGAGGTTCGACCTGTGAGTGTCTTGCTCTGTAGCATCTTGCTAGTGTTGTCAGTTCGTTCAGACATGTGACATGTGTGTCGTCTCAGCCTCGGCCTGTGGCAGGTTTCCGAGGAACCGTCCGTTACGCCTCTGTCAACGCCCACAAGAACAAGGTCAGTGCCACCTTTTCACTCCACAAACTGAAAAATCCTCTTGAAAccagtcttttctttttttaaacaggagATGGGTCGCCATGACGACCTTTGGTCCCTCTTCTACATGCTGGTGGAGTTTCTGGTCGGCCAGCTGCCCTGGAGAAAGATCAAGGAGAAGGTATGGCTGAATCCCAGCTGTTTTCTCATCGATGAAGCTGCTAATGAAGCCAGGTGTTTTGAAGGAGCACGTGGGTAAACTGAAGGACACGTACGACCACCGCCTGATGCTCAAGCACCTTCCAGCAGAGTTTGGTGTTTTCCTGGAACACATCTCCAATCTGGACTATTTCACCAAGCCCGACTACCAGGTAGCTGTGGGTCGCTGGTGTTGGTCTCATGCTGGATCACTGCTGGAGCTAAGGTGTTGCTTCTTCTCAGCTGCTGATGTCAGTGTTTGACAACAGCATGAAGACGTACAATGTGGTGGAAAACGACCCGTATGACTGGGAGCGGACCGGCACCGACGGCTCCCTGACCATCAGCGCTAGCGCCACGACTCCGCAGCATCACACGCGCCTCACGCCGGCCCACATGGGGTGCGTTTTCACCTGATGATCTCCTTTACTTCAGGGGCTGTTTTTAACTCCTCACGCTCTTCTCTTCCGCAGCATGGCGAATGCTTCCCTGATCCCGGGCGACTTGATGAAGGAGAACACGGACGAGGTGTTGCAGGACGAGCAGCTCAGTGACGTGGAGAACAATCCTGGTCCTGAGCGCTTGATCGGGTCACCTGGTTTTCCACATCGCAACCAAGAGGCTGACGTCTGGGAGGAGTTGGATCGGAACAGAAATCGAGTGAGGAGTGCGGTCTGGAAGGTGGGTGCATCGTCCAGCATGCAGAATGATTCTCACAAACTCACTGAACTCCTCGGAGCAGGCCGCAGCAGAGGAGGTGGACCTCAACAACCACGGACACCAAAGCCCCTTCGCTGGCCAGAGCTTGGGCTCTCCTGTGAAGCTGCTGTCAGATGTGGCCGCTGCAGACCGCGACGCTCCGCTGTTGAGAAAGCTGCGCAACATCCACAGTTTTGAGCTGGAGAAAAGACTGAGCCTGGACTCGAAGCCAAGTCCAGAACGCTTCCTGGAGGCCAGGTAAGAAGTTCATTTGAGAATTGTGACTACAGGTGCAGGAGCAAGACCGAGACGTTGTGGTGGAGCTGATGTGGTGTTGGTTGTTTCTGCAGTTCACCAAAGTTAAGGCTGGAGAAAGAGCTTGACGGGGCAGCAGTGGTGGATGTTCAGTCGGGTGGAGCGCTGCCTGACAGGGTCTGGCACTACGATGAGGAATTCCTTTCTGGAGGGGCGTCCCCGAAGCCACCTTCCCCTGGTTCTTTAGATCATGGAGAGGCGGCGGTGAGCAGTGGAGGGTTTGTGGCCCTCAATCTGAGCTCAGGACGGCAAGACTTTGATTCAAGGGAATGGGTCATGGTGGACCGTCCCAGTGGTTCCCCTGGTGCCAAGGCTTCATCTAGTCCGTCagaggaggacgatgaggaaCCAGAAATCCTCCATCCTGGGGAGCAGTCTCCTGCGTGTCCAAGCCCCAGTTCAGGAAAAGCCAAACAGGAAAGCTTGGGGTCTTCAAAGGGAAGTACAAAAGTGGATAAGTTGGAACTTAGTGTGGGTCCTGCTGGGGCTCTGGCCCCGGTCACTCCCACCAGCCCGGCTGAAGCTCTGGCTGAGGGAGTCCTCACTCAGGTAAGCCCTCCCACACAACTGCCTCTTCTGTATGCGACAAACATGAACAGACTTTATTCACATTATACTTGTATTGTACGATGGTAAGACGCATCAGTCTCATCCTCTCTAGTTTGTCTGCTTGGTTACTAAGTTCTGGAAGAGTGTTCCACTTGCTTTGGGTCTGTCAGATCACAACACAGGGAGAACCAGCTTTGAAACGCTTCATTTGCAGCAGATCTTTTGCACCTTTGCAATCTTGGTTGGATTGGGATTTTTTTGCAATTTGTTTCTTACAAATTATAATTTGGCTTTTAAGTgactttgtttgcttttttgctATTTTTAATTTCCAACAAATTCACTTTCAAAATCCACCCTCAACAAGACCGCAGCTAGGAATGATTTGCTCCTCACTAAAGCCCCACATCTCCAAAGATGTCCACCTGAATGGACCTGCTAGCATGAGCGTGTTTCAGCCAGCCAGCTTATTGATAAATCTGGATGAAGGATTTACACATTTTTAAGATTAAATCCTGCAACTTGGATGAATGAGAGCCTGTTGCTGGATCTAGAAGATCAATGAGACAATTGCTGAGAGTCCCTTGTGCTTAATGTGGCCTTTTAAACCAGGTCTGTCTGCACAACCCATTTAGCACAGATCAAACATCTTAGACTTCACTGGAAACCAGATCTCTTTGTAGTGAAACAGCTTCTGTGACACCTCCTCATTGTCCTtcactccttcacctcctcgctTGTCTCCTTCCCCTCTGCTAGTTCCCCACCTCTCCTCCGTCCCTGCCAGAGGAGGTTGCCGTTCGAACGTCCAGCCCCATCCCGCTACGCTCCCCGAGCCCTCACACCCTCCTGGCCACCTTGT comes from the Synchiropus splendidus isolate RoL2022-P1 chromosome 16, RoL_Sspl_1.0, whole genome shotgun sequence genome and includes:
- the ttbk2a gene encoding tau-tubulin kinase 2 isoform X1; the encoded protein is MSGGVEQTDILSVHSVVKERWKVTKKIGGGGFGEIYEALDLLTRANVALKVESAQQPKQVLKMEVAVLKKLQGKNHVCRFVGCGRNDRFNYVVMELQGRNLADLRRSMTRATFSISTTLRLGRQMLEAIESIHSVGFLHRDIKPSNFAMGRFPTTCRTCYMLDFGLARQFTNSSQEVRPPRPVAGFRGTVRYASVNAHKNKEMGRHDDLWSLFYMLVEFLVGQLPWRKIKEKEHVGKLKDTYDHRLMLKHLPAEFGVFLEHISNLDYFTKPDYQLLMSVFDNSMKTYNVVENDPYDWERTGTDGSLTISASATTPQHHTRLTPAHMGMANASLIPGDLMKENTDEVLQDEQLSDVENNPGPERLIGSPGFPHRNQEADVWEELDRNRNRVRSAVWKAAAEEVDLNNHGHQSPFAGQSLGSPVKLLSDVAAADRDAPLLRKLRNIHSFELEKRLSLDSKPSPERFLEASSPKLRLEKELDGAAVVDVQSGGALPDRVWHYDEEFLSGGASPKPPSPGSLDHGEAAVSSGGFVALNLSSGRQDFDSREWVMVDRPSGSPGAKASSSPSEEDDEEPEILHPGEQSPACPSPSSGKAKQESLGSSKGSTKVDKLELSVGPAGALAPVTPTSPAEALAEGVLTQFPTSPPSLPEEVAVRTSSPIPLRSPSPHTLLATLSDPLHQHQSPGIRRSQSAEQQKRERQLASSSCHAPAAAPHNLNPAVRSPGRRKLPTIPADAANTKFPSVIRITRAQLQQLTAQRPCRLSSQSGSDSAPQCLLLERCGEVEAQRSAEICSPQECVPTNPGSPTDPLAETVVNGDSHTKVPSPVPSRMSSPSSPRSPTPRSPTNRTATLRSPCSPTSPHSPNSPRSPQKQFFASPRLSPPVLSQNPQDCDNDSGSTPCVPEPEPVREEAERVNQASSQTSGNAASSPTALRKDPSRRQSRIPVPEPSCLLEAPPPGSAKEKLLQKRASHHGPAASPTASPSLSDRRANKVASLAKDPLSSASDRSQDEDSLMGSRSDRQGDDAASLSSSSSPLSRKSRIPRPVHSSGSSEKLASQFLPRPPPGKPPCRSTVENRLRRYRIRAGSNSDSDLLTCLAQLVHGARGSSLHHRSSAQHGGSRTGVCSLNGSPHHMRSSSASPRSSSSLQRSVSSSPSRGGGGGLSLARNRSPPSFSGSPPSRRIFSYHQEGCCGRQARTTPFHLSRGKGCSRESKCASKLGR
- the ttbk2a gene encoding tau-tubulin kinase 2 isoform X2 — its product is MSGGVEQTDILSVHSVVKERWKVTKKIGGGGFGEIYEALDLLTRANVALKVESAQQPKQVLKMEVAVLKKLQGKNHVCRFVGCGRNDRFNYVVMELQGRNLADLRRSMTRATFSISTTLRLGRQMLEAIESIHSVGFLHRDIKPSNFAMGRFPTTCRTCYMLDFGLARQFTNSSQEVRPPRPVAGFRGTVRYASVNAHKNKEMGRHDDLWSLFYMLVEFLVGQLPWRKIKEKEHVGKLKDTYDHRLMLKHLPAEFGVFLEHISNLDYFTKPDYQLLMSVFDNSMKTYNVVENDPYDWERTGTDGSLTISASATTPQHHTRLTPAHMGMANASLIPGDLMKENTDEVLQDEQLSDVENNPGPERLIGSPGFPHRNQEADVWEELDRNRNRVRSAVWKAAAEEVDLNNHGHQSPFAGQSLGSPVKLLSDVAAADRDAPLLRKLRNIHSFELEKRLSLDSKPSPERFLEASSPKLRLEKELDGAAVVDVQSGGALPDRVWHYDEEFLSGGASPKPPSPGSLDHGEAAVSSGGFVALNLSSGRQDFDSREWVMVDRPSGSPGAKASSSPSEEDDEEPEILHPGEQSPACPSPSSGKAKQESLGSSKGSTKVDKLELSVGPAGALAPVTPTSPAEALAEGVLTQLTAQRPCRLSSQSGSDSAPQCLLLERCGEVEAQRSAEICSPQECVPTNPGSPTDPLAETVVNGDSHTKVPSPVPSRMSSPSSPRSPTPRSPTNRTATLRSPCSPTSPHSPNSPRSPQKQFFASPRLSPPVLSQNPQDCDNDSGSTPCVPEPEPVREEAERVNQASSQTSGNAASSPTALRKDPSRRQSRIPVPEPSCLLEAPPPGSAKEKLLQKRASHHGPAASPTASPSLSDRRANKVASLAKDPLSSASDRSQDEDSLMGSRSDRQGDDAASLSSSSSPLSRKSRIPRPVHSSGSSEKLASQFLPRPPPGKPPCRSTVENRLRRYRIRAGSNSDSDLLTCLAQLVHGARGSSLHHRSSAQHGGSRTGVCSLNGSPHHMRSSSASPRSSSSLQRSVSSSPSRGGGGGLSLARNRSPPSFSGSPPSRRIFSYHQEGCCGRQARTTPFHLSRGKGCSRESKCASKLGR